A single Pirellulaceae bacterium DNA region contains:
- a CDS encoding L-fucose/L-arabinose isomerase family protein produces MSGPVFLIASGDLRESANRVCWAAQQQMEADLTAAINSLGYQVQRAHPYHAARGHGFLSSQREGLDVFRRLDPDCPLIIAEAVWQYSHHVLPGLTTHRGPILTVANWSGQWPGLVGMLNLNGSLTKAGVRYSSLWSETFTDQWFVDQLADWLRSGSVQHDLSHVRRFDPAAALPQAQQIGSKVAAELLKNKAIMGVFDEGCMGMFNAIIPDALLNKTGVFKERLSQSALYFETRQVSDHEAQAVRQWLDAAGMKFHTGPNHATDLTDAQILDQCRMYIAAVRIADDFGCDCIGIQYQQGLKDLLPASDLVEGLLNDSQRPPVKSRDGARELFAGRPVTHFNEVDECAGLDGLLIQRIHTALGQPPENTLHDLRWSDRDHSGTTDQEVWVLEISGAVPASHFDGGWSAAEGFRQPAMYFPSGGSTIRGVSKPGDVVWSRIFVEDNRLKMDLGRLSAVALPSQETQRRWDNTTPQWPIMHAVLHGVSRNQMMARHKANHIQVAYATSAADARLALQARAVAAHELGIEVSCCGDCNF; encoded by the coding sequence ATGTCCGGTCCTGTATTTCTCATCGCTTCAGGTGATCTGCGCGAATCTGCCAATCGCGTGTGCTGGGCGGCTCAACAACAGATGGAAGCCGATCTCACTGCAGCCATCAACTCTCTAGGCTATCAAGTCCAACGGGCACATCCGTACCACGCCGCGCGAGGCCACGGATTCTTGTCCTCGCAGCGAGAAGGGCTAGACGTGTTTCGGCGGCTTGATCCGGACTGCCCCCTTATCATTGCCGAGGCGGTCTGGCAGTACTCGCATCATGTGTTGCCAGGTTTAACAACACACCGTGGCCCCATTTTGACAGTTGCCAATTGGTCGGGCCAATGGCCGGGCCTGGTGGGAATGTTGAATCTGAACGGGTCGCTCACCAAGGCGGGAGTGCGCTACAGCTCGTTGTGGAGCGAGACATTTACAGATCAATGGTTTGTCGATCAACTGGCCGATTGGCTGCGTAGCGGCAGCGTCCAACATGATTTGTCGCATGTGCGCCGGTTTGATCCGGCAGCAGCTTTGCCTCAAGCTCAGCAAATTGGAAGTAAGGTAGCCGCCGAACTACTGAAGAACAAAGCCATCATGGGGGTATTTGATGAAGGCTGCATGGGCATGTTCAATGCCATCATCCCCGATGCACTGTTAAATAAAACCGGCGTTTTCAAAGAACGACTCAGTCAGTCCGCATTGTACTTTGAGACACGCCAAGTCAGCGATCACGAAGCTCAGGCCGTCAGACAGTGGTTAGATGCTGCCGGAATGAAGTTCCACACCGGTCCAAATCACGCCACGGATTTGACCGATGCACAGATTCTTGATCAGTGCCGCATGTACATCGCCGCAGTTCGTATTGCCGACGACTTTGGTTGTGACTGCATTGGCATTCAGTATCAACAGGGCTTAAAGGATTTGCTGCCAGCCAGCGATTTGGTTGAAGGTTTATTGAATGACAGTCAGCGACCACCGGTCAAGTCGCGCGACGGCGCGCGTGAACTATTTGCCGGCCGGCCGGTAACCCACTTTAATGAAGTTGATGAGTGCGCTGGATTAGACGGATTGCTGATCCAGCGGATTCACACGGCCTTAGGACAGCCGCCCGAAAACACGCTTCACGACCTGCGCTGGTCGGATCGTGACCACAGCGGAACGACGGATCAAGAAGTGTGGGTTCTGGAGATCAGCGGCGCAGTTCCCGCCTCGCACTTCGACGGCGGTTGGTCGGCTGCCGAGGGCTTTCGACAGCCGGCCATGTATTTTCCTTCGGGCGGCAGCACTATACGTGGCGTCAGCAAGCCGGGGGATGTAGTCTGGTCACGCATCTTTGTGGAAGACAATCGCTTGAAAATGGACCTTGGTCGGCTCTCTGCTGTGGCCCTTCCCAGCCAGGAAACCCAGCGCCGCTGGGACAACACCACGCCCCAGTGGCCAATTATGCACGCAGTGCTGCACGGAGTCTCCCGCAATCAGATGATGGCTCGCCACAAGGCCAACCACATTCAAGTAGCCTACGCAACATCGGCCGCTGACGCTCGCTTGGCCCTGCAAGCCCGAGCCGTCGCGGCGCATGAACTGGGCATTGAGGTGTCGTGTTGCGGCGACTGCAATTTCTAA
- a CDS encoding dihydrodipicolinate synthase family protein, giving the protein MICHGIVPPLATPLTTYESLDIAGLERLVAHQLQGDVNGLFILGTTGEAPSLSGRVQRELIQRTAQLMSGSDRPLLVGITHSSMSEAVDLGRFAAEHGATAAVAAAPFYFAIHQAELLQWFRQLADELPLPLMLYNMPSCVRIDIADDTLLALTQHRNIVGLKDSSGDLQYFQQAVAMAQAQRPDWPVMIGPEALLAQAIDLGAAGGVTGGANLCPRLFVDMYRAASSGQVQERTRLQVVIDELQMLYEQGAYGSAYLPGLKYALQLAGLCSGKLAPPWRDLPQQSQLAVREWLDNFKRHGYLP; this is encoded by the coding sequence ATGATTTGTCATGGCATCGTACCACCACTGGCAACGCCGTTAACGACCTATGAGAGCCTGGATATCGCAGGGTTAGAGCGCCTGGTAGCTCATCAACTGCAAGGCGACGTCAACGGCCTGTTTATCTTAGGCACAACCGGCGAAGCGCCAAGTTTAAGCGGTCGAGTGCAGCGCGAACTGATCCAGCGCACTGCGCAACTGATGTCTGGCAGTGATCGGCCACTGTTGGTTGGAATTACGCATTCCTCTATGAGCGAAGCGGTCGATCTGGGGCGCTTCGCGGCCGAACACGGTGCTACGGCAGCGGTGGCTGCAGCGCCGTTTTATTTCGCAATTCATCAGGCAGAGTTGTTGCAATGGTTCAGGCAACTGGCCGACGAATTACCTCTGCCGTTGATGCTCTACAATATGCCCAGTTGCGTGCGCATCGACATTGCCGACGACACGCTGTTGGCATTAACGCAACATCGGAATATCGTTGGTCTCAAGGACAGTTCTGGCGACTTGCAGTATTTTCAGCAAGCCGTTGCGATGGCCCAGGCTCAGCGGCCAGACTGGCCGGTGATGATTGGTCCGGAAGCGCTGCTGGCGCAGGCGATTGACCTGGGCGCGGCCGGTGGCGTTACGGGAGGGGCCAATTTGTGTCCACGCCTATTCGTAGACATGTATCGCGCGGCCTCCAGCGGTCAAGTGCAGGAGCGCACTCGTCTGCAGGTCGTCATTGACGAATTGCAAATGCTTTACGAGCAGGGCGCTTACGGTTCTGCATACCTGCCAGGGCTGAAATATGCTCTGCAATTGGCAGGTCTGTGTAGCGGCAAGCTGGCTCCACCGTGGCGTGACCTTCCACAGCAGAGTCAACTGGCCGTGCGTGAGTGGCTAGATAATTTCAAGCGCCATGGCTATCTGCCATGA
- a CDS encoding elongation factor P, with the protein MQAKEMKPGSVVVHDSGDPIMIESVAVQSPSARGASTLYKFRARNLITKQKVDLTLKGTDNCPEADFHKRPVKLMYKDADQAHFMDQEDYNQYAIAIATIEEQLKFITEETESIYALIYQDECVGIQLPSATELNIVECDPAIRGNSATARTKPAVLETGLTVQVPEYIKQGEKIKVSTESGEFLSRA; encoded by the coding sequence ATGCAAGCCAAAGAGATGAAGCCGGGTTCCGTAGTCGTGCATGACAGCGGAGATCCCATCATGATCGAATCCGTTGCAGTTCAGTCGCCCAGCGCTCGAGGCGCATCGACACTGTATAAGTTCCGCGCGCGCAACTTAATAACCAAGCAAAAGGTTGATCTGACGCTCAAAGGTACCGACAACTGTCCGGAAGCTGACTTTCACAAGCGTCCAGTCAAGTTGATGTACAAGGATGCCGATCAGGCGCACTTCATGGATCAAGAAGATTACAACCAATATGCGATTGCCATCGCAACGATTGAGGAGCAACTGAAGTTCATCACTGAAGAAACAGAAAGCATTTACGCGTTGATCTACCAAGACGAGTGTGTCGGCATTCAATTGCCCAGCGCGACGGAATTGAACATTGTCGAATGTGATCCGGCAATTCGCGGTAATTCAGCCACCGCTCGCACCAAACCGGCCGTGCTGGAGACCGGTCTGACCGTCCAGGTACCTGAATACATTAAGCAGGGCGAAAAGATCAAAGTTAGTACTGAGTCAGGTGAATTTCTGTCACGGGCTTAG
- the argC gene encoding N-acetyl-gamma-glutamyl-phosphate reductase, with translation MIRVGIVGCSGYTAIEAIKILLRHPEASITVATSRQADGGTIADLHPALHQRLSLVVEDLAPSDIAAGCDVAFCCLPHGASAPIVSSLLQSDCRVIDLSADYRLSTPELYQQWYGDQHPDPGRLGQTPYGLPELFRDQIRTAQLVANPGCYPTSAILPLTPLIQEGLIEADGIVVDSKSGASGAGRTAKLTNLYSEVNESFSAYGVGTHRHQPEIVDIVGRRCGVFPNLIFTPHLVPMDRGILSTIYVRPRDGVTANQVRECLSAYYQNEPFVRVRSNLPSTKFVANTNYCDLAVRANGGWIILLSALDNLVKGASGAAVQCMNVMFDQPEALGLGA, from the coding sequence ATGATTCGCGTCGGAATAGTGGGTTGTTCAGGTTATACAGCCATTGAGGCCATCAAAATATTGCTGCGCCACCCCGAGGCTTCGATCACTGTGGCCACTAGCCGCCAGGCAGATGGCGGCACAATCGCCGACTTGCATCCGGCTCTGCACCAGCGGCTTAGCTTAGTGGTTGAGGACTTGGCCCCCAGCGATATCGCGGCCGGGTGTGACGTGGCTTTTTGTTGCTTGCCTCATGGTGCCTCCGCACCCATTGTTTCAAGTTTGCTGCAAAGTGACTGCCGGGTGATTGACCTGAGCGCCGACTACCGGCTGAGCACTCCCGAACTATATCAACAATGGTACGGCGACCAGCATCCCGATCCAGGGCGTCTTGGTCAAACACCTTACGGGCTTCCAGAACTGTTTCGTGATCAGATTCGTACGGCTCAATTGGTTGCCAATCCAGGGTGCTATCCCACCAGCGCGATCCTACCACTGACGCCGCTGATACAGGAAGGGCTGATCGAAGCCGATGGGATTGTGGTTGACTCGAAGAGCGGTGCCAGCGGGGCTGGTCGAACAGCCAAGCTGACCAATCTGTATTCCGAGGTCAATGAGTCGTTCTCGGCTTATGGCGTGGGTACGCACCGCCATCAACCGGAGATCGTTGATATTGTCGGTCGCCGTTGTGGAGTTTTTCCGAACCTGATTTTTACACCACACTTGGTGCCGATGGATCGCGGCATCTTATCTACCATCTACGTCCGTCCTCGTGACGGCGTCACGGCCAATCAAGTGCGTGAGTGTTTGAGCGCGTATTACCAGAATGAACCGTTCGTACGTGTGCGGTCAAATCTCCCCAGTACCAAGTTCGTGGCCAATACAAACTATTGTGATTTGGCGGTCCGCGCGAACGGTGGTTGGATCATTTTGCTGTCTGCGCTGGACAATCTAGTTAAAGGAGCGTCTGGAGCTGCGGTGCAATGCATGAATGTAATGTTTGATCAACCCGAAGCACTAGGACTTGGAGCCTGA
- the argJ gene encoding bifunctional glutamate N-acetyltransferase/amino-acid acetyltransferase ArgJ produces the protein MTSLQLPVGFQFAGVRCGLKSASDRPDVALILSDVPAVAAGVYTQNLVVAAPVVLCRSRTPLETVRAVVVNSGNANACTGQRGQQDAQQMCRLTASALQRQMTGQSVTEQQVLVMSTGVIGRFLPMEKVSRGIEQAAVELAQGETAFLRAAEGILTTDQGRKVTTRSCQLGSRLIRLAGMAKGAGMIGPNMATMLCCVVTDAPLAVMQAQRLLRDAANLSFNNISVEGHTSTNDSMLLLANGMAGGQQLTGDEEQVFAEHLQAMCIELAKQIPADGEGAAHLIEVRVVGADSSSDARQIAVEIARSNLVKCAVRGGDPNWGRIVSAAGYAGAEFDPQQVDLKVNGIELFRRGEPVSFDARQASQAIRQSFDTIIELSVGSGSGTCTHWTSDLGVEYVRFNSEYTT, from the coding sequence ATGACTAGTTTGCAGCTTCCCGTTGGGTTTCAGTTTGCCGGAGTGCGTTGTGGCTTGAAGTCAGCCAGTGATCGTCCAGACGTGGCGTTGATCCTCTCCGATGTGCCAGCTGTTGCCGCTGGCGTGTACACACAGAACTTGGTGGTGGCTGCACCTGTGGTGTTGTGCCGTAGCCGCACACCGCTGGAGACAGTGCGCGCGGTAGTGGTCAATAGCGGTAACGCCAACGCCTGTACCGGCCAACGAGGCCAGCAGGATGCACAGCAAATGTGTCGATTGACCGCAAGCGCTCTCCAGCGACAAATGACGGGCCAATCGGTGACTGAGCAGCAGGTGCTGGTCATGAGCACTGGCGTTATCGGACGTTTCTTACCCATGGAAAAAGTCAGCCGAGGAATTGAGCAGGCTGCGGTCGAGCTAGCGCAGGGAGAGACCGCTTTTCTGCGGGCCGCTGAGGGGATTTTGACGACCGATCAAGGTCGGAAAGTTACCACCCGAAGTTGCCAGCTCGGAAGCCGCCTGATTCGCTTGGCTGGAATGGCTAAAGGTGCCGGGATGATCGGGCCGAATATGGCCACGATGTTGTGTTGTGTAGTCACCGATGCACCACTTGCGGTTATGCAAGCGCAACGGCTACTGCGTGACGCAGCCAATCTATCGTTTAACAACATCAGCGTCGAAGGTCACACGAGCACCAACGATTCGATGCTCTTGTTAGCAAATGGAATGGCAGGCGGTCAGCAGCTGACGGGCGACGAAGAACAGGTGTTTGCCGAACATTTGCAGGCCATGTGTATCGAATTGGCTAAACAAATCCCCGCCGATGGCGAGGGGGCCGCGCATCTGATCGAAGTGCGTGTCGTCGGTGCAGACAGCTCCAGCGACGCTCGCCAAATCGCAGTGGAAATCGCCCGTAGCAATCTGGTCAAATGCGCCGTGCGCGGGGGAGATCCGAACTGGGGGCGAATTGTATCAGCGGCCGGTTACGCCGGTGCGGAATTTGATCCGCAGCAGGTTGATTTAAAGGTCAACGGCATTGAACTGTTCCGTCGCGGTGAGCCCGTTAGTTTTGACGCGCGTCAGGCCAGCCAAGCAATTCGCCAGAGTTTTGATACGATTATAGAGTTATCGGTAGGATCGGGCAGTGGCACCTGTACGCATTGGACCAGCGATCTCGGGGTCGAATACGTGCGATTCAATTCCGAGTACACCACATGA
- the acpS gene encoding holo-ACP synthase yields MSGSAITPVEAFASNWPGALAIGTDIIECQRIARIMDRHGEVFLRRVFTPREIDYCQSRGKMAYQHYAARWAAKEAVLKVLGTGWAAGIQWTDVELCNQDSGRPMIMLYQQASQISDKLGFGQIMISISHTQQFAIAFAAAMKATVCSAST; encoded by the coding sequence ATGAGCGGCTCGGCGATTACTCCAGTTGAAGCTTTCGCCAGTAATTGGCCCGGGGCTCTAGCAATTGGGACTGATATCATCGAGTGCCAACGAATCGCTAGGATCATGGATCGTCATGGCGAGGTCTTTTTGCGGCGAGTCTTTACGCCCCGCGAAATCGACTATTGTCAGAGCCGAGGGAAAATGGCCTATCAACATTATGCTGCGCGATGGGCGGCCAAAGAGGCGGTGCTGAAAGTGCTCGGCACAGGTTGGGCGGCGGGCATCCAGTGGACCGACGTCGAACTATGCAATCAAGACAGCGGCCGCCCAATGATTATGCTCTATCAACAAGCCAGCCAGATCAGCGATAAGTTAGGATTCGGCCAAATCATGATCAGCATTTCACACACTCAGCAATTCGCGATCGCCTTTGCCGCTGCGATGAAGGCGACGGTCTGTTCGGCGTCCACCTAA
- a CDS encoding tetratricopeptide repeat protein has translation MGKAKNAVVSTFSTKTVENVDPETSLAHMPSNLGAEIWVTNGQIFEMKGNFNAALDNYTKALEKEPNNLAALQSTARLYMRQEQFASAIDFYQRAAQASPTAENYAELADALHRAGKLPEAQASIQKAISLDPTSTRYRSSMAGMLIAVGRSEEAVKQLEQVMPPALAHYNVAHLQASNKNPAAAQQHLQLALQLDPNLQPARELMAKITQNPTAQTAMAAYGTANHIYRTAQASLNNSAVSAGPTVVGTHATQQTGLTANHLPPPPSASPAGQISVPPLPALPPNF, from the coding sequence ATGGGCAAAGCCAAAAATGCAGTAGTGTCGACCTTTAGCACGAAGACCGTCGAGAACGTTGATCCTGAAACTAGCCTGGCGCACATGCCATCAAACTTGGGAGCCGAGATTTGGGTCACCAATGGTCAGATTTTTGAAATGAAAGGCAACTTCAACGCCGCGTTGGATAACTACACCAAAGCCCTGGAGAAGGAGCCGAATAATCTGGCTGCCTTGCAGAGCACAGCGCGCTTGTACATGCGTCAAGAACAGTTTGCATCAGCCATCGACTTCTATCAACGCGCTGCACAAGCCTCACCGACCGCTGAGAACTACGCCGAGTTGGCCGATGCCTTGCACAGAGCCGGCAAACTTCCGGAAGCTCAGGCATCTATTCAAAAGGCAATTTCACTTGACCCCACATCGACGCGTTATCGCAGTAGCATGGCGGGCATGTTGATCGCTGTGGGGCGATCGGAGGAAGCCGTCAAGCAGTTGGAACAGGTAATGCCGCCTGCCTTGGCGCACTACAACGTCGCTCATCTGCAAGCCAGCAACAAGAATCCGGCAGCGGCTCAGCAGCATCTCCAACTAGCTTTGCAACTAGATCCAAACCTTCAGCCCGCACGGGAATTGATGGCCAAGATAACCCAAAATCCAACGGCGCAGACAGCCATGGCTGCGTATGGCACTGCGAACCATATTTACCGAACCGCCCAAGCCAGCCTGAACAATTCTGCGGTTTCGGCGGGGCCAACTGTGGTCGGCACCCACGCAACGCAGCAGACAGGCCTGACCGCCAATCATTTGCCGCCACCGCCATCGGCCAGTCCTGCTGGTCAGATCAGTGTCCCGCCGTTGCCGGCGCTTCCGCCAAACTTCTAA
- a CDS encoding sigma-54-dependent Fis family transcriptional regulator gives MHSKNDNDCMIASELLTAVGRCASVDHFRELALSALQLHFPSTRIAWVHQQEAHWAVAGKSDALAQLPIDLAATAGDESEIAQGGGWMAIPITGRSLPAEVLLVSPHSAVALSEAAALGYLLRSGIEIASRHVALEVRRRQLEVLLELAGRWQQNQDLTDLLSSMAQAAARVLEGDRASIFLWDKPRGELVGYPALGVSGERLRIRDDQGIAGDVLRNSRPRRWDQTQNQTEINSQVGEKLGYPTRSLLAVPLLDRKNRPLGVFEVLNHRCGEFSENDQSFLTELARHAATAVENLQRIANLIESRERLVRLAGGAVELVGECPQIVALRDTVSRVSATELSVLILGENGTGKEVVARGLHLQSRRRDQPFVAVNCAAIAETLIESELFGHVKGAFTDAVQDRAGKFELASGGTLLLDEIGELSLSGQAKLLRVLEEKLVTRVGGERPIHTDVRVVAATNQDLAKLVREKRFREDLYFRLNVVTLQLPPLRERGDDVVVLAEHFLLQFAHQIGRRPLALAPSAQRRLRLHSWPGNVRELRNLMERVTYLVGGDIVEETDLAFVLAPGSSSDVGTVPTNMPLTDATEVFQRQYIQRHIEASAGNLAQAAKQLGMHRSNLYRKMSQLGMDTHHK, from the coding sequence ATGCATTCCAAAAACGACAACGACTGCATGATTGCTAGCGAACTGTTGACGGCGGTCGGTAGATGCGCGAGCGTGGACCACTTTCGAGAACTTGCCCTGTCGGCCTTGCAACTACATTTTCCTTCAACGCGCATAGCCTGGGTCCATCAACAAGAGGCTCACTGGGCGGTGGCAGGCAAGTCTGATGCGTTGGCGCAGTTGCCGATCGACTTGGCCGCTACCGCTGGAGATGAATCGGAAATCGCGCAAGGCGGCGGCTGGATGGCGATTCCAATCACTGGACGATCTTTGCCCGCCGAAGTATTGCTGGTCAGCCCCCACAGCGCGGTCGCCTTGAGTGAGGCCGCAGCCCTGGGATATTTGTTGCGTTCCGGAATTGAAATCGCCAGTCGGCATGTAGCTCTTGAGGTGCGCAGGCGACAATTGGAGGTGCTGCTGGAGTTAGCAGGACGTTGGCAGCAGAATCAAGATTTGACTGATTTGCTCAGTTCGATGGCCCAAGCTGCGGCTCGTGTGCTCGAAGGCGACCGAGCCAGCATTTTTTTGTGGGACAAACCGCGCGGCGAGTTGGTTGGGTATCCTGCATTGGGCGTTTCCGGAGAAAGGCTCCGAATCCGCGACGACCAGGGAATTGCGGGCGATGTCCTGCGTAATAGTCGTCCGCGGCGTTGGGATCAAACGCAGAATCAAACTGAAATCAATTCCCAGGTCGGCGAAAAGCTTGGCTATCCAACTCGATCATTGCTAGCCGTACCTCTGCTGGATCGCAAGAATCGGCCGCTGGGAGTTTTCGAGGTACTCAATCACCGCTGCGGCGAATTCTCTGAGAATGATCAAAGTTTTTTGACCGAACTGGCACGGCATGCTGCAACGGCGGTCGAGAATCTGCAGCGAATCGCCAATCTGATTGAGTCGCGTGAACGCTTAGTGCGATTGGCCGGCGGCGCAGTTGAATTGGTCGGGGAGTGTCCACAGATTGTGGCGTTACGGGATACAGTCAGCCGCGTGTCAGCCACCGAACTGTCTGTGCTGATCCTCGGCGAAAATGGAACCGGGAAAGAGGTCGTCGCTCGCGGATTGCATTTACAAAGTCGTCGTCGGGACCAACCATTTGTGGCGGTTAATTGCGCAGCTATCGCCGAGACGCTGATTGAAAGCGAGCTGTTCGGACACGTCAAAGGTGCTTTTACGGATGCCGTTCAAGATCGCGCGGGGAAATTTGAGTTAGCATCTGGTGGCACATTGCTGCTGGACGAAATAGGCGAATTGAGTTTGAGCGGACAGGCGAAGCTGTTGCGGGTGCTTGAGGAAAAGTTGGTGACACGTGTTGGTGGCGAGCGGCCAATTCATACGGACGTTCGCGTGGTCGCGGCCACCAACCAAGATTTGGCCAAGCTCGTTCGCGAGAAGCGTTTTCGCGAAGATTTATACTTTCGTTTGAACGTGGTCACGCTGCAATTGCCGCCGCTGCGTGAGCGCGGAGATGACGTGGTCGTGCTGGCTGAGCATTTCTTGCTGCAGTTTGCGCACCAGATTGGTCGCCGGCCGCTCGCCTTAGCACCATCAGCGCAACGTCGTCTGCGATTGCATTCATGGCCGGGAAACGTTCGCGAGCTGCGTAATTTGATGGAGCGCGTCACCTACCTTGTCGGCGGCGATATCGTTGAGGAAACCGACTTGGCATTCGTGCTGGCTCCTGGATCGTCAAGCGATGTGGGGACCGTCCCCACGAATATGCCGCTAACAGATGCTACTGAAGTATTTCAGCGGCAGTATATCCAGCGGCATATTGAGGCTTCAGCGGGGAACCTAGCACAGGCAGCCAAGCAGCTCGGCATGCACCGTTCAAACCTCTATCGCAAGATGTCGCAACTTGGCATGGACACGCATCACAAGTAA
- a CDS encoding GlsB/YeaQ/YmgE family stress response membrane protein: MNISGLLIALLIGAAAGFLAGQIMKGRGFGILGNIVVGILGALVFGFLFGSLNLFNSAILNQIAGGTIGAVILLFVIGLIKKAT; the protein is encoded by the coding sequence ATGAACATTTCCGGATTACTTATCGCTTTACTTATTGGCGCGGCCGCTGGCTTCTTAGCTGGACAAATCATGAAGGGACGCGGGTTTGGAATACTGGGAAACATTGTCGTCGGAATCCTGGGTGCTTTAGTCTTCGGATTCTTGTTTGGCAGTCTCAATTTGTTCAACTCAGCCATCCTCAACCAGATCGCTGGAGGAACAATTGGCGCTGTGATTCTGCTGTTTGTTATCGGCCTGATCAAGAAGGCCACTTGA
- a CDS encoding four helix bundle protein gives MAEPTFDHERLDVYRLSIAYVAFSYEIAESLGETNRQARDQWLRAAQSIPLNIADGHGKQGLKDNNRFFEIARRSALECAAIHDELRDCGAIDDDLSCRGKRELNRIVSILTRLIQRTAGASEDRIECEYRDAEYEYAPCAET, from the coding sequence ATGGCAGAACCGACTTTCGATCATGAACGACTCGATGTTTATCGACTGTCGATCGCGTATGTGGCATTCTCGTATGAAATCGCTGAATCGCTCGGCGAGACGAATCGTCAAGCTCGTGATCAATGGCTGCGCGCGGCGCAATCGATTCCACTGAATATTGCCGACGGCCATGGGAAACAAGGTCTGAAGGACAACAATCGATTTTTTGAAATCGCTCGCAGGTCGGCGCTGGAATGTGCCGCGATTCATGACGAATTGCGGGACTGCGGAGCGATTGACGATGATTTGAGTTGTCGTGGCAAACGAGAGCTTAATCGAATCGTATCAATATTGACTCGACTGATTCAACGAACCGCTGGGGCGTCCGAGGATCGAATCGAGTGCGAGTATCGCGATGCTGAGTACGAGTACGCGCCCTGCGCGGAAACCTGA
- a CDS encoding dihydrofolate reductase, translated as MKTQYYAATSLDGFIATEEDSLDWLFPLGDVNDTSYPAFIAGVGALAMGSSTYEWMLRHALVIKDQLGSTWPYAQPTWVFSSRVLPLAPGADVRFVKGDVRPVHKEMRTAAGSANIWIVGGGELAGQFFDAGLLDELIVQVGSVTLGRGKPLFPRRLSSPPLRLVSASQIGTGFVELRYEVPNTLAVRANETPNRAVNLSGVSGGH; from the coding sequence ATGAAGACGCAGTACTACGCAGCCACGAGTCTCGACGGCTTCATTGCGACCGAGGAGGACTCGCTAGATTGGCTCTTCCCGCTAGGCGATGTGAATGACACCAGTTACCCGGCATTCATCGCCGGCGTAGGTGCTCTCGCAATGGGCTCATCGACCTACGAGTGGATGCTTCGTCACGCGCTCGTCATCAAGGATCAGCTGGGGAGCACTTGGCCGTACGCACAACCCACGTGGGTTTTCTCCTCGCGGGTTCTGCCGCTCGCGCCCGGTGCCGACGTAAGGTTCGTCAAAGGCGACGTACGACCTGTGCATAAAGAAATGCGAACTGCGGCTGGTTCCGCGAACATCTGGATCGTTGGCGGCGGGGAACTTGCCGGACAATTCTTCGATGCGGGGCTACTCGACGAATTGATCGTACAGGTTGGATCGGTGACGTTGGGGCGGGGCAAACCTTTGTTTCCACGGCGGCTGTCGTCGCCGCCTCTGCGCCTCGTATCCGCAAGTCAGATTGGAACGGGCTTCGTTGAACTGCGGTACGAAGTCCCGAACACACTCGCAGTGAGGGCGAACGAAACGCCGAACAGGGCGGTCAACCTGAGCGGCGTATCGGGCGGACACTGA
- a CDS encoding GNAT family N-acetyltransferase produces the protein MRIAIVEREQFPIWKRMRQAVYSDLDPRFHDEEMEWLFASDQAECFLVWSDEGDAIGLLELTLRNFVDGCIGGPVGYIEGIYLHPDHRGQQHGRRLVTFACEWFKTKGCKEMATDAEVTNTEAQAFYRRLGFTERWHVVGLTRSLNGL, from the coding sequence ATGCGTATCGCTATCGTTGAACGCGAGCAATTCCCGATCTGGAAGCGGATGCGACAGGCCGTTTACTCGGACCTCGATCCACGGTTCCACGATGAGGAGATGGAGTGGCTGTTCGCGTCTGACCAAGCCGAGTGTTTTCTCGTTTGGTCCGATGAAGGTGACGCTATCGGGCTACTGGAACTCACGCTACGCAATTTCGTCGATGGTTGCATTGGCGGTCCAGTCGGCTACATTGAAGGTATCTATCTGCATCCCGATCATCGTGGCCAACAGCACGGACGCAGGCTTGTTACCTTCGCCTGCGAATGGTTCAAAACCAAAGGTTGCAAGGAAATGGCTACCGACGCCGAGGTGACGAACACTGAAGCTCAGGCGTTCTACCGGAGGCTGGGCTTCACCGAGCGATGGCATGTGGTCGGCCTTACGAGGTCGCTAAATGGGCTCTAA